The Bradysia coprophila strain Holo2 chromosome IV, BU_Bcop_v1, whole genome shotgun sequence genome includes a region encoding these proteins:
- the LOC119066674 gene encoding protein Tube-like isoform X2 produces the protein MAFTRRTEVRHISQAELIKIAEILNVPSSSPAWKKVMQIVPSELIDHEQLNDCKPKYNIQNIRSIEKAGGRLKNSAYIFLEEWMTSGKIRPTLSHLLQLLVKSELWRAAEYVAINLLSEAPPQRPTTGPAAKIDISLPDDLGGIDNELLNGNYPNTSEIIWI, from the exons atggCATTCACCCGTAGAACAGAAGTCAGACACATATCACAAGCGGAATTGATTAAAATCGCGGAAATATTGAATGTACCGTCTAGCAGCCCGGCCTGGAAAAAGGTGATGCAAATTGTGCCTTCCGAATTGATAGATCATGAACAATTGAACGATTGCAAACCGAAGTACAATATCCAAAACATCAG ATCAATAGAAAAAGCTGGTGGAAGGCTTAAAAATTCTGCGTACATTTTCCTTGAAGAATGGATGACTTCTGGCAAAATTCGACCCACACTCAGTCACCTATTACAGCTGCTTGTAAAGTCTGAACTATGGCGAGCCGCAGAGTACGTAGCAATCAATTTGTTGAGCG AAGCACCACCTCAGCGACCAACGACAGGACCTGCCGCAAAAATAGACATTTCTTTGCCAGACGACTTGGGCGGTATTGATAACGAACTGTTGAACGGAAACTATCCGAATACATCGGAGATTATATGGATTTGA
- the LOC119066674 gene encoding uncharacterized protein LOC119066674 isoform X1 has protein sequence MDLNQCHEAASKNIASKQIFDRSLMPDRPISEQDLIRMSTAPQLGQDATATPVQTTNDLTRRPEHRDSQIQLSHVNGIRPTQHRANATNSSTSANKSSSSTITKNETVDRISVQPSDTPHNFVPNFQFFNGGSNSSDNSQSNTGELPNLSILNVANGTNGQRECVSRNVPHISQITNQSQSTSISVISTDEEENSTGNVPHLSEIMEQPNNLTDCSTSANSSVPTSHNFVPNFQFFKGGSDYSEDSHSNTGDIPNLSIFNVADGTASGQPECAARNVPYFSQITDRSQSTSGSAMSRVYSNDEGENSTGNVPHLSELMEQLNNQTNCSASAINPMDRISSVPTLTSLPNFSQLLNQSQSLDNRVKKQNSTDHHESPNGNIPHFSQLLSQSHPNI, from the exons ATGGATTTGAATCAGTGCCATGAAGCTGCCAGTAAAAACATTGCGAGCAAGCAAATATTTGACCGTTCGTTGATGCCGGATCGCCCCATAAGCGAACAGGATTTGATACGTATGTCAACTGCGCCGCAATTGGGTCAAGATGCTACTGCAACGCCAGTACAGACAACTAATGACTTAACTCGCAGACCGGAACATCGAGACAGTCAGATACAATTGTCACATGTAAATGGGATACGTCCTACACAACATCGTGCCAATGCGACGAATTCTTCAACGTCTGCAAACAAATCGTCATCGTCTACAATAACGAAGAATGAGACGGTGGATCGAATTTCCGTTCAACCATCGGACACGCCGCACAATTTTGTAccgaattttcagttttttaatGGTGGGTCCAACTCTTCCGATAACTCGCAGTCCAATACCGGCGAACTTCcgaatttgtcgattttgaaTGTTGCCAATGGTACAAACGGTCAACGGGAATGCGTTAGCAGAAATGTTCCGCATATCTCACAAATCACGAATCAATCGCAGTCGACGTCCATCAGTGTGATATCAACtgacgaagaagaaaattctACCGGAAATGTTCCGCATTTGTCAGAGATAATGGAACAGCCCAACAATCTAACGGATTGCTCAACGTCGGCTAATTCCTCCGTTCCAACGTCGCACAATTTTGTACCGAATTTTCAGTTCTTTAAAGGTGGGTCTGACTATTCCGAAGATTCGCATTCCAATACCGGTGACATTCCGAacttatcaattttcaatgttgccGATGGTACTGCAAGTGGGCAACCGGAATGCGCAGCCAGAAATGTTCCGTACTTCTCACAGATCACGGATCGATCGCAGTCAACGTCCGGCAGTGCCATGTCGAGGGTGTATTCAAATGATGAAGGTGAAAATTCTACCGGAAATGTTCCACATTTGTCAGAATTAATGGAACAGCTCAACAATCAAACGAATTGCTCAGCGTCAGCTATAAATCCTATGGATCGAATTTCGTCTGTTCCAAC ATTAACCAGTTTACcgaatttttcgcaattattGAATCAGTCGCAGTCGTTAGATAATCGggtaaagaaacaaaattcaaccGATCACCATGAGTCGCCAAACGGAAATATTCCACATTTTTCTCAATTACTTAGTCAGTCGCATCCCAACATCTGA